The following are encoded in a window of Halorarum salinum genomic DNA:
- a CDS encoding HVO_0234 family beta-propeller protein, whose translation MPTIDEKRVYDAKTGTTTALVASPIGVVAASVSGDIVGEFGIEHRCTAHDLANDGGALAVATDEDVLVGTFEPTGHGPAVAVGVDGDATLAAAPDGTVSRLRGDADGSPGGDEAGWEELGRVDGPRRLSGPLVAAADGVHRVRGGDLEHVGLDDACDVAAGGVPLAVTGDGLYTLGNGWMRDLSGGFRAVATDPAGERAVAATGGAVYERTDEGVEWTEHAVAGVVDVAVDAELAVAVAGDGELRVNRDGDWRGRHLGVPDASAVVLPGAE comes from the coding sequence ATGCCCACCATCGACGAGAAGCGCGTCTACGACGCGAAGACCGGGACGACGACGGCGCTCGTCGCCTCCCCCATCGGCGTCGTCGCCGCCAGCGTCTCCGGGGACATCGTGGGCGAGTTCGGCATCGAGCACCGCTGTACCGCCCACGACCTCGCGAACGACGGCGGGGCGCTCGCGGTCGCGACCGACGAGGACGTCCTCGTCGGGACGTTCGAGCCGACCGGTCACGGCCCCGCGGTCGCCGTCGGCGTCGACGGCGACGCGACCCTCGCGGCCGCACCCGACGGGACCGTCTCGCGGCTTCGCGGCGACGCGGACGGCTCGCCGGGCGGGGACGAGGCCGGCTGGGAGGAACTCGGCCGGGTCGACGGGCCGCGACGGCTGTCCGGCCCGCTCGTCGCGGCCGCGGACGGCGTCCACCGCGTTCGCGGGGGCGACCTCGAGCACGTCGGGCTCGACGACGCCTGCGACGTGGCCGCCGGCGGCGTCCCGCTGGCCGTGACCGGGGACGGGCTCTACACCCTCGGGAACGGCTGGATGCGGGACCTGTCCGGCGGGTTCCGCGCCGTGGCGACCGACCCGGCCGGCGAACGGGCGGTCGCGGCGACCGGCGGGGCGGTGTACGAGCGGACCGACGAGGGCGTCGAGTGGACCGAGCACGCGGTGGCCGGCGTCGTGGACGTCGCGGTCGACGCCGAGCTGGCGGTGGCTGTCGCCGGCGACGGGGAGTTGCGGGTGAACCGCGACGGCGACTGGCGGGGGCGCCACCTCGGCGTGCCGGACGCCTCGGCGGTCGTCCTCCCCGGCGCGGAGTGA
- a CDS encoding P-loop NTPase family protein: MIRTLALVGVAGGVGTTRTAVECAAILALDGRDVAVLDAAYATQGLSEYLPGRVDPDLTDLCLHPERPLADGLHDLEIDAPDRTAGVDSPDRLAAADAPGRVALAPALAPFERLARAKTVEAAESFEDRVAEAAAGFDCVLVDVPPVAANQHVAAVNAVDRVGLVVPGSERGADARRRTADRLRDVGVDPDRTLSVGTDLPAAAATVPTVDAAPAEGPQCPRDGDLAAATAAAVESLFDVELDLEFDDGNGLDRIREGIGGLGR; encoded by the coding sequence ATGATCCGAACGCTCGCGCTCGTCGGCGTCGCCGGCGGCGTCGGCACCACGCGAACGGCGGTCGAGTGTGCGGCGATCCTGGCGCTCGACGGACGCGACGTCGCCGTCCTCGACGCCGCCTACGCGACCCAGGGGCTCTCGGAGTACCTCCCGGGACGCGTCGACCCGGACCTCACCGACCTCTGTCTCCACCCGGAGCGGCCGCTCGCGGACGGACTCCACGACCTCGAGATCGACGCACCCGACCGGACGGCCGGGGTCGACTCCCCCGACCGGCTCGCCGCCGCCGACGCGCCCGGCCGCGTCGCGCTCGCGCCCGCGCTGGCCCCCTTCGAACGCCTCGCCCGCGCGAAGACGGTCGAGGCGGCGGAGTCATTCGAGGACCGCGTCGCCGAGGCGGCCGCCGGGTTCGACTGCGTCCTCGTGGACGTCCCGCCCGTCGCCGCGAACCAGCACGTCGCCGCCGTGAACGCCGTCGACCGCGTCGGACTCGTCGTTCCCGGTTCCGAGCGGGGCGCGGACGCGCGCCGCCGGACGGCGGATCGACTCCGCGACGTCGGCGTCGACCCGGACCGCACCCTGTCGGTGGGAACGGATCTGCCGGCCGCCGCCGCGACCGTTCCGACGGTGGACGCCGCCCCCGCGGAGGGGCCGCAGTGTCCCCGCGACGGGGACCTCGCCGCGGCGACCGCGGCGGCGGTCGAATCGCTGTTCGACGTGGAACTCGACCTGGAGTTCGACGACGGAAACGGGCTCGACAGGATCCGGGAGGGAATCGGCGGACTCGGTCGGTGA
- a CDS encoding DUF7857 domain-containing protein — MPVTLAADVEVRADIALVTATVESPTPVARRVEVANRLDGPVLPPRRDGVPEAGWDRDGLTLVVDADDAVSFGYACPLADGEAADPPAELAAVGDPGDDRPGTAPVERARRDLGGFRPPRDAVPVPRTDGSRDGDDGSEPGSTDDEPVPGPDSADGEGGSPATARAGVNAPTDDDGDAPFPAAVAAYLDRAEGRIDRAERLTGASVPEATAALESHDRHPADLAAAVSADADSLDLLAERAAGLAARAGEADVPVDALGRLA; from the coding sequence ATGCCAGTCACGCTCGCGGCCGACGTGGAGGTCCGCGCCGACATCGCGCTCGTCACCGCCACCGTCGAGAGCCCGACCCCGGTCGCACGGCGCGTCGAGGTGGCGAACCGGCTGGACGGCCCGGTGCTCCCGCCGCGTCGCGACGGCGTTCCCGAGGCCGGCTGGGACCGGGACGGCCTGACGCTCGTCGTGGACGCGGACGACGCCGTCTCGTTCGGGTACGCCTGTCCGCTCGCGGACGGCGAGGCCGCTGACCCGCCGGCCGAGCTCGCAGCGGTCGGTGACCCCGGCGACGACCGGCCGGGGACGGCTCCGGTCGAGCGCGCACGTCGTGACCTCGGGGGGTTCCGGCCGCCGCGGGACGCCGTTCCGGTCCCCCGTACCGACGGTTCCCGGGACGGCGATGACGGGTCCGAACCGGGGTCGACGGACGACGAACCGGTCCCCGGACCCGACTCCGCCGACGGCGAGGGCGGGAGCCCCGCTACCGCCCGGGCCGGCGTGAACGCTCCCACGGACGACGACGGCGACGCACCGTTCCCGGCGGCCGTGGCCGCGTACCTCGACCGCGCCGAGGGCCGGATCGATCGCGCCGAACGGCTGACCGGCGCGTCGGTCCCCGAGGCGACGGCCGCGCTCGAGAGCCACGACCGGCACCCCGCCGACCTCGCAGCCGCGGTTTCGGCCGACGCGGACTCGCTCGATCTGCTCGCGGAGCGTGCGGCCGGCCTCGCCGCCCGCGCCGGGGAGGCCGACGTCCCCGTCGACGCGCTCGGGAGGCTGGCGTGA
- the gvpO gene encoding gas vesicle protein GvpO, halophile-type, with the protein MATKQDTRQCRALTADGERCTRPAGEDGYCYQHGPEDETVDETSADGGQPTAEADADEETDEGDAGGGTDEEAAEAEEGAADESEESEGATDEQSGDSDASAGRDGDLSGVMDVRARIESVTGEVVGAPLDRIIEIERRDGEDGEEWLVVVEALERSAIPDTEDLLGRYAIQLGADGGIVGYRLRERYRRSREISDEYE; encoded by the coding sequence ATGGCGACCAAACAGGACACCCGACAGTGTCGTGCCCTCACGGCGGACGGCGAGCGATGCACCCGTCCGGCGGGCGAGGACGGCTACTGTTACCAACACGGCCCGGAGGACGAAACCGTCGACGAGACGTCCGCGGACGGCGGCCAGCCGACCGCCGAGGCCGACGCGGACGAAGAGACCGACGAGGGCGACGCCGGTGGGGGGACCGACGAGGAGGCGGCGGAAGCTGAGGAGGGGGCGGCAGACGAGAGCGAGGAGAGCGAGGGGGCGACCGACGAGCAGTCGGGCGATTCGGACGCGAGCGCCGGCCGGGACGGGGACCTCTCGGGCGTGATGGACGTCCGGGCGCGCATCGAGTCGGTGACCGGCGAGGTCGTCGGCGCGCCGCTCGACCGCATCATCGAGATCGAGCGGCGGGACGGCGAGGACGGCGAGGAGTGGCTCGTCGTCGTCGAGGCGCTGGAGCGGTCGGCGATCCCGGACACCGAGGACCTCCTCGGTCGGTACGCCATCCAGCTCGGCGCGGACGGCGGGATCGTCGGCTACCGGCTCCGGGAGCGGTACCGCCGCTCCAGGGAGATCTCCGACGAGTACGAGTAG
- a CDS encoding DUF7856 family protein: MRFELDGRVHAGRAVDLRGTDATTESVLEALELDADDPLGAVTADPPSLVRTLARAARSRGHGAPQDDRIAELRDRLADRDAVAGVDGPDPAGSAAATDLATARERAAEAAADVDMLRERVAAARGRLQAAREAGTDVDERAEEHAAAAQDLTDAETDRVAAEQALEAATERARERRVERRRTLRLRDELGNREREARRALARGAYREFSATLERVPGKARPGDGPTEFEGDRVTAHLAAVALADRGAPVVLAVDRFEGPAAAATRLGVPVVQL, translated from the coding sequence TTGAGGTTCGAGCTGGACGGCCGGGTCCACGCCGGCCGCGCGGTCGACCTGCGGGGAACCGACGCCACGACGGAATCGGTCCTGGAGGCGCTGGAACTCGACGCGGACGACCCGCTCGGGGCCGTCACGGCGGACCCGCCGTCGCTCGTCCGGACGCTCGCCCGCGCCGCCCGTTCGCGGGGACACGGAGCGCCGCAGGACGACCGGATCGCGGAACTGCGGGATCGACTCGCGGACCGCGACGCCGTCGCCGGAGTCGACGGCCCCGACCCCGCCGGTTCCGCCGCCGCCACCGACCTCGCGACGGCGCGCGAGCGGGCCGCGGAGGCGGCGGCCGACGTGGACATGCTGCGCGAACGGGTCGCGGCGGCCCGTGGGCGACTCCAGGCGGCCCGCGAGGCGGGGACCGACGTGGACGAGCGGGCGGAGGAACACGCGGCGGCCGCGCAGGACCTCACCGACGCCGAGACCGACCGGGTTGCCGCCGAACAGGCGCTCGAGGCCGCGACCGAGCGGGCCAGGGAACGCCGGGTGGAACGCCGCCGGACGCTCCGTCTGCGCGACGAACTGGGGAACCGCGAACGGGAGGCCAGACGCGCGCTCGCCCGTGGGGCGTACCGGGAGTTCTCGGCGACCCTCGAACGGGTCCCCGGGAAGGCGCGACCGGGGGACGGACCGACCGAGTTCGAAGGCGACCGCGTCACGGCACACCTGGCCGCGGTCGCGCTCGCGGACAGGGGAGCGCCGGTCGTGCTCGCGGTCGACCGCTTCGAGGGGCCGGCGGCGGCGGCGACGCGGCTCGGGGTCCCAGTCGTCCAACTTTAA
- a CDS encoding transcription initiation factor IIB: MSTARTACPECDGRLRADGDETVCGDCGLVVAADRLDRGPEWRTFSDDDTDPRRTGAPLTRSRHDRGLSTEIGRSRVKGRKRKQWARMRRQHTRARISTKRERNQVYGFTEIRRLTSNQSLGDRIRDQACSLFQSAQKENLLRGRSIEGFAAAAVYAACRVAGISRTRGELLAEAKADEDELRAAYDALNRDLGLPVGPIDPVEYLPRFASELDLGPEVERVAREYLERARDRGIVNGRNPGGVAAACLYAAARDAGADCTQAGAAAVADVTPVTLRNSYADLQD; this comes from the coding sequence ATGAGCACGGCACGAACTGCCTGCCCGGAATGTGACGGACGACTGCGCGCCGACGGCGACGAGACGGTGTGTGGCGACTGCGGCCTCGTCGTCGCCGCCGACCGACTGGACCGGGGCCCCGAGTGGCGGACGTTCTCGGACGACGACACCGACCCGCGGCGGACCGGCGCGCCGCTCACCCGGTCGCGGCACGACCGCGGCCTCTCCACCGAGATCGGACGTAGCCGCGTGAAGGGACGAAAACGCAAGCAGTGGGCTCGGATGCGGCGCCAGCACACGCGGGCACGCATCTCGACCAAACGCGAGCGGAACCAGGTGTACGGCTTCACCGAGATCCGGCGGCTGACGAGCAACCAGTCACTCGGCGACCGAATCCGCGACCAGGCGTGTTCGCTGTTCCAGTCGGCCCAGAAGGAGAACCTCCTCCGCGGCCGCTCCATCGAGGGGTTCGCCGCCGCCGCAGTGTACGCCGCCTGCCGGGTCGCCGGCATCTCCCGGACGCGCGGGGAGCTACTCGCCGAGGCCAAGGCCGACGAGGACGAGCTCCGCGCGGCCTACGACGCGCTCAACCGCGACCTCGGGCTCCCCGTCGGCCCCATCGACCCGGTCGAGTACCTCCCGCGGTTCGCCTCCGAGCTCGATCTGGGTCCGGAGGTGGAGCGCGTCGCGAGGGAGTACCTCGAACGCGCCCGCGATCGGGGGATCGTCAACGGCAGGAACCCGGGCGGGGTCGCCGCAGCGTGCCTGTACGCCGCCGCCCGCGACGCCGGAGCCGACTGCACGCAGGCGGGCGCCGCGGCGGTGGCGGACGTCACCCCGGTTACGCTGCGGAACAGTTACGCCGACCTGCAGGACTGA
- a CDS encoding HIT family protein produces MSEDCIFCAIVAGDIPGRIVDENDDAVAFLDANPMSPGHTLVVPKAHRTRLADMSREESRHVFDLVHELAPRVEDAVDADAHTIAVNDGPDAGQEVPHVHVHVIPRFADDDGGPIHRVAGTPPELSDEELDDIAESVSS; encoded by the coding sequence ATGAGCGAGGACTGCATCTTCTGTGCCATCGTCGCGGGCGACATCCCCGGCCGCATCGTCGACGAGAACGACGACGCCGTCGCGTTCCTCGACGCGAACCCGATGTCGCCGGGCCACACGCTCGTCGTCCCGAAGGCCCACCGCACCAGGCTCGCGGACATGTCCCGGGAGGAGTCGCGCCACGTGTTCGACCTGGTCCACGAACTCGCGCCGCGCGTCGAGGACGCCGTCGACGCCGACGCCCACACCATCGCGGTCAACGACGGGCCCGACGCCGGCCAGGAGGTCCCCCACGTTCACGTCCACGTCATCCCGCGCTTCGCCGACGACGACGGGGGGCCAATCCACCGGGTCGCGGGCACCCCGCCGGAGCTCTCCGACGAGGAGCTCGACGACATCGCCGAATCTGTTTCGTCGTAG
- a CDS encoding DUF7858 family protein: MALSDIAAGIEVTTEQRDRGVATVDDTGGDLRDRLAGRADALPCTPAAAATVLESHTGGTSVGESAREAGVAPMTAAKALHRCGVPGVSPLAPAGRRVVRDWLAGELPRSDALELTGGDEAAFALAAYVETHDPVPELAEAVESAAGPDGNATVEKRDALAGTMTDAADLR, translated from the coding sequence ATGGCGCTGTCGGACATCGCAGCCGGGATCGAGGTGACGACCGAGCAGCGCGACCGCGGCGTCGCGACGGTCGACGACACCGGCGGGGACCTCCGCGACCGGCTCGCGGGTCGGGCGGACGCGCTCCCCTGCACGCCAGCCGCGGCCGCGACGGTGCTCGAGTCCCACACCGGCGGCACGAGCGTCGGCGAGAGCGCCCGCGAGGCCGGCGTCGCGCCGATGACCGCCGCGAAGGCGCTCCACCGCTGTGGGGTCCCCGGCGTCTCGCCGCTCGCGCCGGCCGGCCGTCGGGTGGTCCGCGACTGGCTCGCGGGCGAACTCCCCCGTTCCGACGCGCTCGAACTGACGGGCGGCGACGAGGCGGCGTTCGCGCTCGCCGCATACGTCGAGACGCACGACCCGGTTCCCGAACTGGCCGAAGCCGTCGAGTCGGCCGCCGGTCCGGACGGGAACGCGACCGTCGAGAAGCGCGACGCGCTCGCGGGGACGATGACCGACGCGGCGGACCTCCGCTGA
- a CDS encoding uracil-DNA glycosylase, protein MADPERRDRADRATPAERPDHPDPEDRLVLDADCRRCPALVESRTRISWGNGPRDADVVVVGEAPGAGDPDAGTWKGGNHTGCAYTSRHSGRRIRRLLADLGYADRAFYTNAVKCFPEGEDGGNREPTDEELSNCRGHLESELEVVDPDVVVATGRHATETLLAFEGETLDGFLDSVCDPRECPTLGVTLLPILHPSYQEVWLSRLGLNEAEYRERIAANLP, encoded by the coding sequence ATGGCCGACCCGGAGCGGCGGGACCGGGCGGACCGGGCGACCCCCGCGGAGCGACCGGACCACCCCGACCCGGAGGACCGCCTGGTGCTCGACGCCGACTGTCGGCGGTGTCCCGCGCTCGTCGAGTCGCGCACCCGCATCTCCTGGGGGAACGGCCCCCGCGACGCGGACGTGGTCGTCGTGGGCGAGGCGCCGGGCGCGGGCGACCCGGACGCGGGGACGTGGAAGGGCGGCAACCACACGGGCTGTGCGTACACGTCGCGCCACTCCGGGCGCCGGATCCGCCGCCTGCTCGCGGACCTCGGCTACGCGGACCGGGCGTTCTACACGAACGCGGTGAAGTGCTTCCCCGAGGGCGAGGACGGAGGCAACCGCGAACCGACCGACGAGGAACTGTCGAACTGCCGCGGCCACCTCGAGTCGGAACTCGAGGTCGTCGACCCGGACGTCGTCGTCGCCACCGGGAGACACGCCACGGAGACGCTGCTCGCGTTCGAGGGCGAGACGCTCGACGGCTTCCTCGACTCGGTGTGTGACCCTCGAGAGTGCCCGACGCTGGGCGTCACGCTCCTCCCGATTCTCCACCCGAGTTACCAGGAGGTGTGGCTCTCGCGGCTCGGCCTGAACGAGGCGGAGTACCGCGAGCGCATCGCCGCGAATCTGCCCTGA
- a CDS encoding asparagine synthetase B family protein produces MRYEAEAATSTGPPTPGGVHMAKELFGVFGDVDAFRSLRDEAEFDIVVAGETVTVGVRDGHIGHPGRTDVHRDEDGFCVIWGEAHATGDGGPAAELYEAYVEAGRDGLSVANGSYVAVLEYDGRAFVATDAVRSWECFYVDAGGVRAFGTDLSTVVGVPAALPIDGRAPFEFLHLGTVLGEKTLFEPVRRIPFDGYLAADDVGEFRRFVYDPREFDYVSELSERLWRAIQRRRSFPDRKGILLSAGQDSRSLLAGVPDISHSYTVGWADSQEAAVAQRLATQYGLAHEVLAPDERYLDDRKVLYSQGLRESLHIHHAGYDDAIDAETIYHGLLYDTLLKGYFLERDGADLFGTKVPFQAVDPDVDPVASLLDTLGYLPDGSARLVDCAGDLLREHGLDLDDAPGDPGAFLADSLGAEFEASKRRADSVHNAMDLLMVRNQPTLSFRHHLADNYVEAFVAADTELLEWHRRTPPTHRHPETVHEALADLDDAIFRHRPPSHPRRSNILSQAERFARRKLPLVQSVEPSWPDRTTVYEKYDLDRQLFPDDPAVWELPTRLKLRLDDLRWWLSVRERDP; encoded by the coding sequence ATGAGATACGAAGCGGAGGCCGCGACGTCCACCGGGCCGCCGACGCCCGGCGGCGTCCACATGGCCAAGGAGCTGTTCGGTGTGTTCGGCGACGTCGACGCCTTCCGTAGCCTCCGCGACGAGGCGGAGTTCGACATCGTCGTCGCCGGCGAGACGGTGACCGTCGGCGTGCGCGACGGCCACATCGGCCACCCCGGACGGACCGACGTCCACCGGGACGAGGACGGCTTCTGCGTCATCTGGGGGGAGGCCCACGCCACGGGCGACGGCGGGCCGGCGGCGGAGCTCTACGAGGCGTACGTCGAGGCGGGGCGCGACGGCCTCTCGGTCGCCAACGGCTCGTACGTCGCGGTCCTCGAGTACGACGGTCGGGCGTTCGTGGCGACCGACGCCGTCCGCTCGTGGGAGTGTTTCTACGTCGACGCCGGCGGCGTTCGGGCCTTCGGGACCGACCTCTCGACGGTCGTAGGCGTCCCCGCCGCCCTCCCGATCGACGGCCGGGCGCCGTTCGAGTTCCTCCACCTGGGGACGGTGCTCGGGGAGAAGACGCTGTTCGAGCCGGTTCGACGGATCCCGTTCGACGGCTACCTCGCCGCGGACGACGTGGGTGAGTTCCGGCGGTTCGTCTACGATCCCCGGGAGTTCGACTACGTGAGCGAGCTATCCGAGCGGCTCTGGCGAGCCATCCAGCGCCGGCGCTCGTTCCCCGACCGAAAGGGAATCCTGCTCTCGGCCGGCCAGGACTCCCGTTCGTTACTGGCAGGCGTGCCGGACATCTCCCACAGCTACACGGTCGGCTGGGCGGACTCCCAGGAGGCGGCGGTCGCCCAGCGGCTCGCGACCCAGTACGGCCTCGCCCACGAGGTGCTGGCGCCCGACGAGCGGTACCTCGACGACCGGAAGGTCCTGTACTCGCAGGGGTTGCGCGAGTCGCTACACATCCACCACGCCGGCTACGACGACGCCATCGACGCGGAGACGATCTACCACGGACTGCTGTACGACACGTTACTGAAGGGGTACTTCCTCGAGCGGGACGGCGCCGATCTGTTCGGGACGAAGGTGCCGTTCCAGGCGGTCGACCCCGACGTCGACCCGGTGGCGTCGCTGCTCGACACGCTCGGCTACCTGCCCGACGGGAGCGCCAGGCTCGTCGACTGCGCGGGCGACCTGCTCCGCGAGCACGGGCTCGACCTCGACGACGCGCCCGGCGACCCCGGCGCGTTTCTCGCCGACTCCCTCGGGGCCGAGTTCGAGGCCAGCAAGCGCCGTGCCGACTCGGTCCACAACGCGATGGACCTCCTCATGGTGCGCAACCAGCCCACGCTCTCGTTCCGGCACCACCTCGCGGACAACTACGTCGAGGCGTTCGTCGCCGCCGACACCGAGCTCCTCGAGTGGCACCGCCGAACGCCGCCGACCCACCGCCACCCCGAGACGGTCCACGAGGCGCTCGCCGACCTCGACGACGCCATCTTCCGCCATCGACCGCCCAGCCATCCGCGCCGGTCGAACATCCTCAGCCAGGCCGAACGGTTCGCGAGGCGGAAGCTCCCGCTTGTCCAGTCGGTCGAGCCGTCCTGGCCCGACCGCACCACGGTCTACGAGAAGTACGACCTCGACCGCCAGCTCTTCCCCGACGACCCCGCGGTCTGGGAGCTCCCGACGCGGCTGAAGTTGCGGCTCGACGACCTCCGCTGGTGGCTCTCCGTTCGCGAGCGGGACCCGTGA
- a CDS encoding DUF7860 family protein codes for MGRYGDLDYARLTKGGVAVCAATFVLALLAQFGAAAAGIALPGWEAMLLTDLEYLSILGAVLSVFVFGVVLPLTE; via the coding sequence ATGGGTCGATACGGCGACCTCGACTACGCACGTCTCACGAAGGGCGGCGTCGCGGTCTGTGCCGCGACGTTCGTGCTCGCGCTCCTCGCGCAGTTCGGCGCGGCCGCCGCGGGGATCGCGCTCCCGGGCTGGGAAGCCATGCTGCTCACCGACCTCGAGTACCTGAGCATCCTCGGCGCCGTGCTCTCGGTGTTCGTCTTCGGCGTCGTCCTCCCGCTGACGGAGTGA
- the prs gene encoding ribose-phosphate diphosphokinase produces the protein MFVPGSASQSLAAALAAETGRPLATPEYRVFPDGEECASVPDFAGEGAVVVAATVSNDALVELLQLQDAVREAGAGTVTTVLPYMGYARQDRAFEPGEPVSARAVARAVSTGADRVVLVNPHEAGVADFFEVGTVVVDAARLLADPLPDDLVDPLFLGPDASAEGVAGTTRDAYGRGTVDHFEKERDHGTGEVTVRPSGADAAGRDVVVVDDIIATGSTMSEAVAALRERGPERVFTACVHPMLVGNARTKLAAAGVERVFGTDTVEREASAVSVAPVVADAL, from the coding sequence ATGTTCGTACCCGGGTCCGCCTCGCAGTCGCTCGCGGCCGCGCTCGCCGCCGAGACGGGCCGGCCGCTCGCGACGCCGGAGTACCGCGTCTTCCCCGACGGCGAGGAGTGCGCCTCGGTGCCCGACTTCGCGGGCGAGGGGGCCGTCGTCGTCGCCGCGACCGTCTCGAACGACGCGCTGGTGGAGCTGCTCCAGCTCCAGGACGCGGTCCGGGAGGCGGGCGCCGGGACCGTGACGACGGTGCTGCCGTACATGGGCTACGCGCGGCAGGACCGGGCGTTCGAGCCCGGCGAGCCGGTGTCCGCGCGCGCGGTCGCCCGCGCCGTCTCGACCGGGGCCGACCGGGTCGTGCTCGTCAACCCCCACGAGGCCGGCGTGGCCGACTTCTTCGAGGTCGGGACGGTCGTGGTCGACGCCGCGCGGCTGCTGGCCGACCCCCTGCCGGACGACCTCGTCGACCCCCTGTTCCTCGGGCCGGACGCGAGCGCCGAGGGCGTCGCCGGGACGACCCGCGACGCCTACGGCCGGGGGACGGTCGACCACTTCGAGAAGGAGCGCGACCACGGGACCGGCGAGGTGACCGTGCGGCCGAGCGGCGCCGACGCCGCGGGCCGGGACGTGGTGGTCGTCGACGACATCATCGCCACCGGGTCGACGATGAGCGAGGCCGTGGCGGCGCTCCGCGAGCGCGGCCCGGAGCGCGTGTTCACCGCCTGCGTCCACCCGATGCTGGTCGGGAACGCCCGGACGAAGCTCGCGGCCGCGGGCGTCGAGCGCGTGTTCGGAACCGACACGGTCGAGCGCGAGGCGAGCGCGGTGTCGGTCGCGCCGGTCGTGGCGGACGCGCTGTAG
- the gvpA gene encoding gas vesicle protein GvpA — protein MVETGPDTSSLADVLDRVLDKGIVIDIWARVSVVGIEILTVEARVVVASVDTFLQYATEMARLEQAEASGDLEDLQELEVTAPEA, from the coding sequence ATGGTAGAAACTGGACCGGACACCTCAAGCCTCGCCGACGTGCTCGATCGGGTGCTCGACAAGGGGATCGTGATCGACATCTGGGCCCGCGTCTCGGTGGTCGGCATCGAGATACTGACGGTCGAGGCACGCGTCGTCGTCGCGTCGGTCGACACCTTCCTCCAGTACGCGACGGAAATGGCGAGACTCGAACAAGCGGAGGCCTCCGGCGACCTGGAGGACCTCCAGGAGCTCGAAGTCACCGCACCGGAGGCCTGA
- a CDS encoding nucleotide-binding protein — translation MILAVTGGKGGVGKSTLAYNLGAALDAVVVDADLAMADLPHGRGPDLHDVLAGRADPVEALRPGPVDLLPCGRSLAGARAADVETLAEAVRSVAPGRDVLVDCPAGLRTDAGVPLAAADACVVVASPRAWALADAVRSRELARELDAGLVAVALNRVVEEPPTASVERALAAPTVAVPADPRLGRSVAEEEPVGNVAPSSAGARAMGELASAVQSCRSA, via the coding sequence GTGATCCTCGCGGTGACCGGCGGGAAGGGCGGCGTCGGGAAGTCGACGCTCGCGTACAACCTCGGCGCGGCGCTCGATGCGGTGGTCGTCGACGCCGACCTCGCGATGGCGGACCTCCCGCACGGTCGGGGACCGGACCTCCACGACGTGCTCGCCGGCCGCGCGGACCCCGTCGAGGCGCTTCGACCGGGTCCCGTCGACCTCCTCCCCTGCGGGCGCTCGCTCGCGGGCGCCCGAGCGGCTGACGTCGAAACGCTGGCCGAGGCCGTGCGGTCCGTCGCGCCCGGCAGGGACGTGCTCGTCGACTGCCCCGCCGGGCTCCGGACGGACGCCGGCGTCCCGCTCGCGGCCGCGGACGCCTGCGTCGTGGTCGCCTCGCCGCGCGCGTGGGCGCTCGCGGACGCCGTCCGATCCCGGGAACTGGCGCGGGAACTCGACGCCGGCCTCGTCGCCGTCGCGCTCAACCGCGTCGTCGAGGAGCCCCCGACGGCGTCCGTCGAGCGTGCGCTCGCCGCCCCGACCGTCGCCGTTCCGGCGGACCCGCGACTCGGCCGATCCGTCGCCGAGGAGGAGCCGGTCGGGAATGTGGCGCCGAGCAGCGCGGGCGCCAGGGCGATGGGGGAGCTCGCTTCCGCCGTTCAGTCCTGCAGGTCGGCGTAA